The genomic DNA CGTAATGACGCCGACGGGCGGGGGGCACGTCGCCGCCTGAGCCGTCAGGCGTTGTCCCGGGCAGCTTCAGCACTTCCCACTCTCGCCTTCCCCCGGCTCCATAGGGGCAGGGAGTGTTCCCTTGGCTTGCCCggagaactggaaaaggaaaccgCCCTCCTAAGGATTCAGGAAAGGCGATGGAGGACGATGTTGGGCCTTTTCCAAGCAGGCATTCCTGCGGGCACCTCCCACGCCTAAGACCCGCCCCTTCCGCGGGGTCCTAGGCCGAGCTCTGATAGGATTGGCTGGGACCTCTCGCGGCCCTTTCCCTCTCCTGCTGCTCGAGGAGCCGGCCGCCACCATGGTGAGTCTCCTTGGGGTCTAGACGCCATCCGCCTCGCATCTGCGCCATCCTTCGGCTCGGCTCTCGACTCTTCTTTCAGCCCGTCTCCTGGAGGCCTCTTGTCCGCTCCGATGTTGAAACTAGCCGGGAACCGCGCTCCAAGAGCGGCGAGTTGTGGGCAGAAGGGGGcacggggccgggccgggctggtGTGGGGCCGTGGGCGCGGGGAGGGCCGGGCAGGAGAGGCCGGGGCTGCGGCCTAGTGGCGGCATGGCGCCCGACCTCTCCGCTCCTGGGCGCGATCCCTCCCTTCACGGGGGTGGTTGGGGTCAGAAACGGGTCTTTATGAAGACCCCCCCTCCCCGCACGTCTGTCAGGCCCCGCAGGGCGTTTTCCCCCCAATTATGTTAAAAGCAGGGGCCCCCGCGCAGACTGAGGGAGCCCCCCGGGGCTCCCTGCAGATCCCCAGTCATTAGACCCCCCCAGGTCAGTCGAGATTCCCCCTTACCCGTGGGTGGTGGAACCCCAGgatccacatccagcctcagggAGGctccttcgggggggggggttacaCCCCTATTGAGGAAGGTTTGTCCCTCAGAGCCACAAAATttaaaagttggaagggaccccagGAAACTATTAAGCAGAAACCAAATGAAACCCATAAGACTGTTGATAATGATGACTTCCTAGGCTGTAAATGTTTTTTCGCTTTTGTATCCTTAGTGTCTAGCATAGAGCCCTGGAGGTAAGTTCCCCTAAGCCTTGACAGTTTGCGCTGACTTTAACCCATGTGCTGCCTTTAGAATAACCTTTGGCAGTCACTGTCTTGAAACCTGAAGTAACCAGCCAACTTTATTTTACTTCTGTGTTGTTGTAACATTaggtgatttttctctttttttctttgcaaatttttactcctatgtttttgtttttttagcccTCCTCCCTCCTAGacctaagaataaaaaaagaaactattgatAGGTGTATTGACATAGAATGATAATGCATTTGATTTCCCAAAGATAGCCCCACAATTTTAAGATCATGAAATACAATTGCAAAGGCCCTTTGTGGAAAATAGGACCCAAGACATTTTATCCCCTCACTGACTTGATCCTCCCAATTTTAGACTGGCtacagagaaattaaaattccCCTTTGTAACAATAGTTTAGGACAGTTTTTCACTTTTGAATAAAAATCTAATCTTTTTTATGCAGCTtcccttaatttttcttaattgtttaaTTACATTTGCAGAATGACACAGTAACCATCAGAACCAGGAAGTTCATGACAAACAGACTTCTTCAGCGAAAACAGATGGTAAGAATATCAGTcaggtgctttttttttcttttgccttaaatcttttttattatactttgttTTATGAATACAAAACTAAGAATAAAATCTTCATTTAGGTTATAGATGTCCTTCATCCTGGCAAGGCCACAGTACCTAAGACTGAAATCCGAGAAAAACTGGCCAAGATGTATAAGACAACTCCagatgtcatttttgtttttggattCAGAACCCATTTTGGTGGTGGCAAAACAACAGGCTTTGGCATGATTTATGATTCCCTTGActatgcaaagaaaaatgaaccaaAGCACAGACTTGCAAGGGTAGGTATCTTGTGATTCATTATTAATGCAATGGAGCAGCACCTAAAATGTGAGCTATATAAAGAAGTGGCTTTTCTGGTAAAGATCAACTCTTCTATATGCACAAGTGATCCTATTCCATCCTATCTTCAGTACATTTCCCTCTTTTGTCAATATTCCTTACTATCTTTGCTTTCTCCTTGTCTGTCCACTGTTTCTTTTCTGTTCATGTCTCCTACCCTCAAAAAAAACTCCCTCTGACTTATCTTGCTATCTTAGTTTCTTTCTTGCAGCCAGATTGCTTGAGAGGACTGTCCATGGTTATAGTCATTGCCTACTgtctcattcttttcctctctatcACAGTTCTATAGACTGGCTTCCTACACTCTTTATTCCACTGAAActgttttctccaaagttactttCTCTTGACTACATTTTTACTGTGCCTGGAATTCCTAATATGAATATCCTTGGCTTTTTTCAAGCCTCAGCTAAAAATTCTGTTTTCTGCAAGAAATCTCTTAATGCCAGTGTTTTTCTGAGGTCAACCCCTCATTTGTACTCTGCATGTTTTACATGCTTGTTGTCTCTCCTGTTCAACTGAGTTCCTTTTGGTTCTTTAGGGCAAGACCTTTCTTTGCATAGGATCCAATTGTCTTACTATTTTGCCAGTATGAAggtataataaaatgacaaattgtGAAATATCAGGAGTTAGTTTAGTCTCACAAAGAAGTGAGAATTTGAATCAAAATGTCAAGCCTTTGCATAGAGTACtgggatttttaaattctttttaactaCAAGGATTATCAgatttcttctgatttttaatgGAAGTACCAGCCTATGGCATGTTTATTCATTCCACAAAAAAGCTGCAGTGTTCAAGGACCTGTGGGCCTGGCATCTGGCTGTAGGTGAGATGTGATTATAGAGTAACTTTAAGGAGCTGGTTGTTTTGTAGTAAGGTGGTACATAAGAGTATTGGCATTATTGCATGGTATAATTTTCTGtttaatcttttccccttttttagcATGGTCtgtatgagaagaaaaagacatcaaGAAAGCAGCGAAAGGAACGCAAGAAcagaatgaagaaagtgaggggCACTGCAAAGGCAAATGTCGGTGCTGGCAAAAAGGTAGAGTATATTGAGGGAAGAATCTCAATGTAAATGCAATAATTGGTTTTATGGAAAGGAAGGCTTTTTTTAACTGAATaacctttttaatattttctccctaCTTTTTCTGGATAACAGAAGGTAACATATTTTAATGAAGCTATACAGGAGAATGTCGAATGTCTTTGGTAGTTTAGCTTTGCCTACTACAAATTGGTAGTTTGGTTTCTATGTTGATTCACTTATACTGATCCTAACTTCTCAGAAATTGGAATCAGAAAAGTCTCTTTTCATTTAGGGCAAGCAGCACCTATTCTCTAGGATTTAATCAGCTCTTTAAAACTTGTTGCCTGTCCAAGGAACAATATATTTGAATCAGTGTGATGCTTACCTCCCTAGAGGCTTGGAGAAGTAGTTCTGTTAAGTTTGCTGTGTTACTTTCCATTTCCCCAGAAATCCTTTACCTCTTGCTGGTAGCTTTATAATAGTATTATGCTAAGCAGCTTAGAGTCTAAATGACATTAAGATGGTGGGTTGTAAATGGTTAAACAAGTATTTCTGCCACATTAGTTTTAaccttttcttttgccttttttccatACTTTCTTGGATTTCTTGTTCATCAGAAATGAAGTATCTAGCAGGTACTGAGTTTAAAAACACAGCGTGATGATTGTAGAGACTGCATCACACTCacattttgtttctgctttgcATGTCTGCTTTGAAGTTAAATGATATTCTGTAGTACAGAATATCATGCTTTAGAACAAGGACAGTTAATGACTGAAGAAGTGGAAACATTTTTGTTCCTGAAATGCATGTTGTGGGAGACCCAGGGGTGGTGCCTCACAATAAGTCAGCTGTTTACCTTGCACTTGGGAAAGGTTTTGAGGAAAAAATTGTCCACTTAATTGCTAGTAAAAGTTGTAAGTGGCCTACAACAAAGGAAATGCAGTTACTCCTTTGAGTTTCtttccaaatggaaaaataaattctgtCAAACTCAATGATTTTCTTGAGTAGTTTACcacctttttcatcttttctagtTAATTTCTAATCTTTTGTGAAAAGAGATACaggtttattttttgttgattggAAAGTTTTTGAGTCCCTTATaaattgaagtttttcttttgtagtCAGGcattgaaaaagttaaaaatctgCAAATTCATCCTATTAAAATGCCTTAGTGTTTATTTTCTTAGTGACACCACTTAGAATAAGCATTTTGAATTATGGGTTCCTagtgtttcatttgttttttcaaaactGTCAAAAGTTAAGTGTccaacaatggaaaaaaaagatggtcATAATTTGCCCTTTGAGATAAGCTTGAAAGATATTTAACACATTGCTTTCTCTTTACATTTCTAGCTTTAGAATTTGCAGTTACTAATATTTTGTAAGAGTGTATATGATGTTAATGTTGTCTGTATGCTATCAGTGTCAAATTGctatgaaaaattagaatgatCAGGCACAACTATTAATGTTAATAATTGTTGGCACTCAGGCTAAAGGACTGTTGGAAGTTCCTATACCAATTGTTCTTTTCAGCCAATTATCAAGAATAGTTGTAAATTTAACTTGTAACCAGCTAAATTCAACTTTTTGCTATTTTCTCCCTCTGGGCATATCATttaaaattcttggaaagaaagTTGTTGGCCTGAGAATTTAAAGTTGACTTTTAAGTTCAATGTTGTGTAATCTTGCTGGGCCTCAAGTTCTTTATTTTGTTGACCATAGAAGGTTGCTTTGAGTACTTAGATTTTGTCTCTCTTAAAACCAGAGTGGATTTACTAGTTCAGTTTGTCACAGTTCTAGATATAATGAAAGAGAATTTGATATTATCAATCGCTAGTCACCCTGTATCTTGGAGCTCGCGAGTATTTGGGACTGTCTTCCCACAAAGTGGTAAGATTAAAAACATTCTCTAGAAAGAGTACTTAACTGTGACTTGAGTACTATatgaaaaactaaacaaaacaatatGGTACTTGATTGTATGCACTTACATGCATATCAATTTTACGTTTGGAATTTGAAAGTAACTACTAAtgatacttttctttcctttattttctccctcctgcTGCCACTGATTCAGTGAGCTGGAGATTTCATAACAGGTATAATTCAAGCTTTTTGTTTAGATGAGTAGTATTTAGTTAACTGAATGCCATTTTAGAGAAGCATGTGCATTAGGAAGTCGATGTAGAAATGTTCTATAAAAGAGCCCTGATGGCATCTTAACATACAAAACTAAATTTACTGATAATTTTTTGATGTAAACCATACTCTGGAACTTATTAAAATTAACATTTGTTTAACTCTTGTTATACTGTTACATTGAAACACTGATCAAAATAACCAGATTCTCGATTTACTAATACTGTTTTTGCATGAATATTTGATTTAATTGCCAACTTGGAATCTTAGTAACTGACTttagtatatttcattttttctttacagAAGGATTAAAAGACACTGTGGATGTTTATCTGTGAAGATAATTTGGATTTTTTCATCAGAGCGTAAATAAACTGTTAAAACTCTTTAATTTTCGGTGGATTTTGTATGTATGAGTTTCAGTTAAGTAAAATGAGGCAATTAGGTATGCAATGGATATAAGTGCCTACTCAGTACTAAGAGATTCaactacaaagaatgaaacaatctctactcACTGATTAATGATCACATGATTGATGGCCAGCAGAGAGTCCCTTGCTCCATAAAATTACAGGGATAACTAGGGGGTACAATAGGGGAAATAGATATTCACACCCCATCCAGGAACAATGACAATTGATATGATCTGTGGTAGAACTGGAGGATAGGGAAAAGGCAATGTGACTGGAGAGGAAGGATTGAAAGTAGGAAAGACTTGTTTTTATCTTAGGTTATGTCCTCAGATGGTGGTTTAGGAGGAGCTGGTTGGCACCTATAAATAGCAATTTTGACTTGAACTATGCATAATaaggaatgggaaaaagaaaatcttttttttcctccctcagaACCTGATTTTCCTGTTTTTCAAGTAGATGTTTTGAATTTTAGTTATGCCTCAATTTTTCCATTAGGAAAACATgtaacttggggcagctaggtggcgcagtggataaagcaccagccctggagtcaggagtatctgggttcaaatctggtctcagacacttaattacctagctgtgtggccttgggcaagccacttaaacccatttgacttgcaaccccccaaaaaaagcaaaaaaacccccatGTAATTTGTTGAATGTCAATTAGCTTTTTTTAAGTCTTGGATAATAACCTTTCCAATGTGGTAGATATAAAATATGTTAGTCTAAACTGGGTATATTTGGGGgcagatttttattaaaaaatagccCTTAACCCTTTATAAATATTCACTAATTTGTGTACCTTTGAttctatataaagaaaaaagttaatactTTGTAGGAGCAGTATAAACGATGTTTGGTCAGCAAAGTGTCTGCAGTTAGGTCCTAGAAATGATAAACTGATTACTAGATAAAAATAGTACTCTTACCTTTAAGTAACTTAATCTTTTAGTCATTTCAGAGGTTACATTgcgttcaatattttttttaatcttttggaaAATTCACTTAGGTGGAAATGCTTTTCTCCCTATAATTAGAAAAAGCCCTATTTTTATGAATGCacagcattattattttttttttttagctttttgcaaggcaatggggttaagtggcttgcccaaggccacacaagtaggtaattaagtgtctgagtctgagtccagatttgtaCTGctgatgccctatccactgcaccacctatccacccAACATCATTAGTTTTAAGTTTGAATTTCCCCATAGTACACATAGtacattattttataatttgcacAAAATAAGGGAAGGTCATTTGGGATCTTAGATTCTGAGTCCATCAAATAAAGCcaacatctcattttataattgaaagtCTTGCCaaaagtcagatgtgactgaaaatcCAAGATTTTTTATTGTAATGGTTTGAGATGTTTGCTGAGAACCAGGTCTTTAAAGTTatgatttttatgcttttttgtcaggcaatggggttaagtggcttgcccaaggccacacagcgaaaATAAGTAAAGTGGATTGATCTCAGATCTAACTGACTTTggggccacttagctgcccctttcttaattcttttaaaaaaagttattcctttcccctttctaccACCgtttttgtctttctcctttagaatgaatttgaattttttgaagGCAGATGTTAAGCTTGTATATATAAGTCTTTAGCATAGTACTTAAGACTGTCCTTAGTAAAGGCAATAAAACAAACACaaagaaatttgataattttgACTTGTAAAACGAAAAAACTAATAATGCAATTAACCTGAACTGAgactgaaacttaaaaaaaaatcactggaggatacaaaaatatattacaaaaatagGTTCAGGCAGTTCACAGGGAGGgaattcttttgacttttattttcattatgcCCTTTGTTGGATAATAGCTTCAAGTATTTCTTAACTATTATACCAGTTATAAGTAATACACAATTCCTTTGTATAAAGATTCAGAAAGGTGTAGCAGAAGGGAGAAGGCATTTCTAACCTTGTCAGATAAGTTCTCTGGGACCGTGGACAGTCAATCAACAATAGAAACAGCTTTAGTTTTGAGCTTGGAGTGCCTTGGCTTTCTTTTGCTAGCTGTTAAGTTTCCCTTAGCCAAGTGATTTTCTTAGGGACTGGAGTTAGTGTTAGCAGCATTAAGAATTGTGACTGGGTAGCCCTGGCCAGGACTGGTTGATGTCTTAGCAAAGACTGGAGACTGAGGTAAAGATATTGTGAAGCCTTTTGATTTTTCCATAAACTCGATTTCATCTAacatatgaaggaaaaaacaagtaAAAGACAATTACTAATAGAAATTTTTCCAAATCTATTCAATAAGTGACAAAGTTTTGTGTTCTGTTCCATTCACAATACAGTTGAGTCTCCAGAGTAGTGAAAGCCAAAGCCCTCATGCATACCTCCTAATTAAGCCTTAAATAGTCATTAAGGCTTAGGAAATGAAAATCAGTGGCATCTTTTTTCATAGGTGAAAAACTGGCTTTCTTGACTTGAGTATAATGACCACTAAAGGGATTTTGGTTATAAGTTGGAAAATTAGGAATAAAATGCACTCACAAAGTACTTGATAGTTGATGAATGATAATTTGAGAACTTTGAGGCCTGAAGTAAAGATTATTTCAGGTTTGCCTTTTAAAACTTGGGACATGATTTGGAAAAAGACAAAGATTTTTAGTGATAAGTTGGgtataaaaagtattttcagATGAAAGTTTCAGTTACAATTAAATATTAAGCAGCCACTAAGAACGTGAACACTATCTTAGTACATTTAATTCATGAAGATGCAGCTGGCCTCATCTGTTTACCATAATTTAATTAAAAGTATTTGAGTATTTTCATCTCTTAGGGTAGGCATTAATAATAGCCAATAGCATATTACCATGGCATAATGTTTAGAATACATATGATCAGGAAAATTGATGACTTGTTTGCTTCAACTATGGAATGGAGAAAATGGTGTAAGTGTAAAGTGGGGGAATCTTGTAAATTCTGGCTCTGCAGTCACTGACTGCAATCTTGGGAAAATTAGGTTATTaaggcctgtttcctcatctataaaaaggcaGGGTTGAACTATGTTAAGTAGATTTTCTGAAGGGTAATGAGACTGGATGAGaatcaacatttattttgaaaaaattataaatccaTTAAAGACATCAAGTCCTGAATG from Macrotis lagotis isolate mMagLag1 chromosome 4, bilby.v1.9.chrom.fasta, whole genome shotgun sequence includes the following:
- the RPS24 gene encoding small ribosomal subunit protein eS24 isoform X3 — protein: MLKLAGNRAPRANDTVTIRTRKFMTNRLLQRKQMVIDVLHPGKATVPKTEIREKLAKMYKTTPDVIFVFGFRTHFGGGKTTGFGMIYDSLDYAKKNEPKHRLARHGLYEKKKTSRKQRKERKNRMKKVRGTAKANVGAGKK
- the RPS24 gene encoding small ribosomal subunit protein eS24 isoform X4, with amino-acid sequence MNDTVTIRTRKFMTNRLLQRKQMVIDVLHPGKATVPKTEIREKLAKMYKTTPDVIFVFGFRTHFGGGKTTGFGMIYDSLDYAKKNEPKHRLARHGLYEKKKTSRKQRKERKNRMKKVRGTAKANVGAGKKKD
- the RPS24 gene encoding small ribosomal subunit protein eS24 isoform X1, yielding MLKLAGNRAPRANDTVTIRTRKFMTNRLLQRKQMVIDVLHPGKATVPKTEIREKLAKMYKTTPDVIFVFGFRTHFGGGKTTGFGMIYDSLDYAKKNEPKHRLARHGLYEKKKTSRKQRKERKNRMKKVRGTAKANVGAGKKKD
- the RPS24 gene encoding small ribosomal subunit protein eS24 isoform X2 translates to MLKLAGNRAPRANDTVTIRTRKFMTNRLLQRKQMVIDVLHPGKATVPKTEIREKLAKMYKTTPDVIFVFGFRTHFGGGKTTGFGMIYDSLDYAKKNEPKHRLARHGLYEKKKTSRKQRKERKNRMKKVRGTAKANVGAGKKK